The region taatatacgttaaaccgaaagcgtgcatataaagaacgtctaaatctgacttcgtttgaggaagttatgatttttctaaaatttttacaTAGCGGTATACAACctgaaaatcaaattttagatcgatcgattattAGCTGACacacctaaatgagaattgaagatcttattaataggagctcaacgatataaacacagtcgaaaacgaacgtcggatgacaaagttataaatttttaacggactttaactgtctaagtctattaaaatataactttgaaagtaaattcaaaattagctgacggagtctaaacaaaggATGTAGATCCCATCGCTacttatgcgtggatataaagaacgtcaaaaccagagcttgtatgcgaaagttacaaattttagaAGATAAATAATTTTTGGGATTAACCGGAGAGTAACACGTGGCAAGATCTGGGCCACACCTTCTTCCCCATGGCTTGGCACCTGATCGCGACATGTGGCATGAGTACCCCCATCATAACATACAGCACGCCTAACGTACCCTTTATGTACGTCGCGCGTACTCGGTGCTGgcaacctataaatagaaggtgTTTTTCACTCTTTTTCTCACATCTCTTTAACCAACTCTCTCTGAAACACACCTAAAGCCTCAAGGATTTTCTCTAGCCTTTCTCAGGAGTTAGTAGCGAGTCTCGAAACGTTGGAAAgccccgagaagaagagctttcgactCAACAGTTCGGCCCacacagagcccggtttctcactAAACCACCTTTAAGTTAAGTTAGGCTTactatactttaagtataacttatgtttaagtttattatcgttattatgaacctataaacaacatttatcagtgattccaagtcctTATACTAATttatctacttacggggatgatgtccaGGCTGTGATttaatgaggtgtttaaagtgagatttcgaaatagtatacttcgtataccaaacggaccttaTCTCCGATATGATTCTACCTGGTCGTTTTTAAACTACATGTTCACCATATGTACTCTAAAaacttgtaggtgtttttgaatattagtagttatggacttagtgccttataaATGAATAttagtagttatggacttagtgcctaatagttAACATTgacagttgtgcctaatagataacatcgacagttatggacttagtgtttgttagataaaccctggcagcgatggacttcgtgtttattccttaggaaaattcttaggaataaatattaaagaatagatgattcttagggtaagtttataagaataaagaagataatgggggatgggtaatcgggttaattaTTTGACATGAAGTATgcatgtgaagaaacaaattaactatattattgtgggttgaaaacccataTACTCACCAGATTTCctaacttgacccactcagtttatttgtatcataggtatcgatgcgaagatacattacactgaaagattaaagaagatgtaaatcattagtgtaaatgaatgtaaggtttgtttatgcttatgtttctgtattgacgatgacatcccaatgttttaatataaatacaaTACATTTTTCGGAAattgtttgataatatatttatcatatttttggggaAAAATTCCCCAATAATATTCTTCAAAAAGGTTACTCTGATtctaaaataagcataaataaaatttttaaaatgaccgtgaatttagggatgtcaaagttggtatcagagcattagtatAAGCGAACTAGGagtatggatttatttctagacttaaacattgaatactaagtgatgattgtgggatgagtgtctgctatatttagGATGTATGCCTAAATAGACACGAGtactagcttatttaggggagatgcctaaattgcttttatgtgctaaatgatttatgctataatgtcttatatgctttatgatgctatcagatctatggtctattgccgacagGATTTGgatattttatgtgttcagatctctaaatgtttaattatgatattagaactaacatataacttttcggagtgataaggaaatTTATACATCtgtcgtaaataaagctttccctatcttaattctcgtcattgTACACTGAACATCTGCTAGAGTGTATAGATCTAAATGGCGAGAACTCGTAGCAGTTTAGGAAATGCTAATGGAAACGAACAGCCTGAACTATAAGTGATTGAGCGTGCACCTGAGGTAGTAGTTGCACCCGAGCCCAATGACAATGGAAAGAGTCCAAACAatgattcgggctatgatggACGAACAAAGGGAGGATATGAGGTAAATGTTGCTTAATAATAGAGATGAACCTATTTTACCCATTGTACAACTTCAACTGAACATTGAACAGTCAGATGAAGGACACTATAGTCAGACTGTCAGCCAAGCTAAGCCACAAGTTGTTAGAAGAAACCAACccaatggaggaaatgatgggcgtGGATGTAAGTAAAAGGAATTCATGACATTcaaaccaccaagtctttctggaagcccaacacCGGTGGAATTCATGAATTGGATCCCCGAGATGGAGATGATGTTTGAAGGTTGCGACTAcaacaacaaacagaagaccacTCTCGCGGTTACACTGTTGAATACTGGAGTATTAAGTTGGTGGAAGCTATTAGTTGATACCATGCTCAAGAGAGATGctagcaaaatgtcttgggaagaatttTTGGTGCAACTAAAAATACAGTACTGAtatgagcaggatcttctggagatcaacaacgagtttcaaaATATGAAAAGGGAAGGATGAGCGTCACCGAGTATGTTGCAAGTTTTATGGAGGAAATGAAGTTCATTCCTTATTTTGTTCCAattgaactctccaaggtcatcAAATTTGCTAATGGATTACTAGAAGAAttcggtccaatggtcaaacaagcaaccaccttGAAAGTCGCCATCTAGGCAGCTAAGAATGtagagacccaaataaaagaaaaggatcTAGAAGAAGATAAGATGGGAGAAAAAAGGAAGATTGAGGTATCCTCAAGATCCGATAAGAAAGGAAGATTCTCGAAGTCCAACCCGAACGATCAAAAGTATGGGGGTAGTGGTGGAGCCAAGTGGTGtcagaagtgcaagaagaagcattgtggGAGATACGACGGAAAGGTAACTTGTTATAAATGTGGGAGGATCGGTCACTATTCTAAGGATTATACGTTTAATGATAAGgtatgctacaaatgtggaaacaAGGGGCATATGTCAAAAGATTTcccgaagaaaaatgaagcagcaaGACCGAATACGCCACCGAAGCCAAATGCAAGAGCATTCTAGATGATCCTTAATGAAACAGGCGACGATGCAAGGGATCAGGAGtaaggatctatatatatatatatatatatatatatatatatatatatatatatatatatatatatatatatatatatatatatatatatatatatataaagatcgaGATATAAAGTAGCCATATAGATGGTATCATGTGGTGTGGCCTAATATAAGAGGCCTagtgtagggtgaacttgaatATCTATGTAATTGTTTcaggaaataatataaaccttagttatgttatccgatgtgttaaatcactatgtgaaattcttttatggtgacttggaaaactaagAGGAAattcttgggacgagtatgactaggtgtgaaaggtagtaaaggcctatactaccagaagcataaGACTTGCActtagatcagggaaagtcacaaggtcaccaaggcgctagtaattgattatgttttgtttatgtctatcgttaccatcgtttcggtaatgaccagaaagatgattttttttttcgaacCTAATGATCgtatcaaatcgagtccgactaagatga is a window of Lactuca sativa cultivar Salinas chromosome 1, Lsat_Salinas_v11, whole genome shotgun sequence DNA encoding:
- the LOC111887862 gene encoding uncharacterized protein LOC111887862, whose amino-acid sequence is MGEKRKIEVSSRSDKKGRFSKSNPNDQKYGGSGGAKWCQKCKKKHCGRYDGKVTCYKCGRIGHYSKDYTFNDKVCYKCGNKGHMSKDFPKKNEAARPNTPPKPNARAF